The genomic interval gtctagagcctcgtctttcgttttcaacaagtacacatagcaaaatctagtagcatcatcaatcaatgccatgaaatatcgttttccacccttcgtcaacatcccattcatttcacaaagatttgaatgtaggagttctagtggtgccaagtttctctcctcggcagccctgtgaggcttgcgaggttgcttcgactgcacacaactatggcacttagaacctttgacaatggaaaacttaggaattaaacacatgctggaaagccgagacatcaagccaaaattaatatgacataaacgtgagtgccaaacattagcctcatcatccacactgccacaaatatggttcacagacttattgcagaaattaGAAAGGGAAAAGTGGAACAGGCCTCcacactcataacctttaccaataaaatatccatgtttagacacgactactttattagactcaaaaaccaacttaaatccgtctctaatcagacgggagccactaacaagattcctgacgatagaagggacatgctgcacgttcttcagctgcacgatctttcccgaagtaaacttcatatctaccgtgccaacaccacgaacagaagcatgtgacccattccccattaggacggtggaaccccgtgcgacctgataagaagaaaacaatgagatgtcagcacaaacatgtacattgaccccagtatcaacccaccaattagtagactgattaactgaaaaaacagtaggtaaattaccatacccgcttccatctccagtattgccaatggtcacattagcagacttagaagtctgccctgcaggtgccttcatccccttgcgctgtggacacttcctagccagatgaccaggttGCCCACACataaagcaagtcctctcatcctggttAGGATTGATgttgttcttctgcttcttgaagttggtggtctgttgagttttgtatttccccttgctcttgttctgggccttgtgcaaaacattggcactggactgtctttttcccgagctttctcctcaacatcaagagacgctatcaacccctcaacggagtattcctgtctcttgtgtttaagtgcagtaccgaaacttctccatgatggaggtagtttcgcaataatgcacacggccacaaatttgtcgggtaagacacacttaaggagttcgagttccttagctatggtttgtatctcatgagcctcttcgactacagaacggttgtcagccatcttgtagtcatgaaactgctccgtgatatacagatcattgctagcattagtagcaccgaatttagtattcagtgcatcccacaactccttagcgtcggtcatatgcatatacacctcgaccagacgattgccaagaacgctaagaatgcatcccacaaagagagtagtggcttcctcgaattgcttatgctgatcagcagtaagaattccttcaggtttgccagtactcacccagaagcatttcatagccgtcagccacagagtgaccctgatctgccatctcttaaagtgcacaccggtgaatttatccggcctcagtgcatcggcaaaaccagccatagtaaaatcacagcgcctataataagttttttggattgttgaaattataagcacataatgatttaatttattccataaataaatcatgacattgcagatgtaaactagattgaacgcatcattagatctacacatgtaaactaagcagtaaagcatgaacagatcaaataggCGCAACATGtagaacacgtaccgaggtggcggaaagaccggttgctcggtaggaactactcgcggttgcgagcgtcgacgaaggcgcgaagcacgcgagcggagaggaaggcgagccgtcacggacgaacagggagtagtcgcgcgaagcgcttcccaaaaaccttattgccgccttctcctggtgcaggacgtcgaaggcaaaggttccggagacctgctctcccgatcgccggtgcacgccggcgagcgggatgtagtagtctacgagcgatggcgcagtacagagtaggaggcaaaccctagattgatttcgcgtgtgttgcgtgaagacggcggctcggtttatatagagatagatcgccTGATTAGGGCGCCCGcgtaaaccgaaccggataagtcgcgcgtaatttcctgcagcaaaacaaaactgtaaaaggaggctgcatctgcgcaagggtgaggagccaattttgcggaccattcgacgcgtacatcatgcacgcgccgcctgccctgctaggcgaggcgagcgagcgagcacgtgtttcccctcttctctccaccacacatgcttcaagtggctaggagggcatcctcccttttaaggaggtccccctctcctagaataagcaaggtggtactaaactccacatgcatgtcatcctatgaggtgggcttttgtgattttctaaagaattaatcttcgaatgggccgtagcccatctattaattccaacatggGATGTAGGGAGTACTAGAAATCTCGATAGAGGACGGGGGTATATATTACGATTTTGGCGCTTGGCATTATGACAAACGAGGGATTTTCTTTGTGTAAGATGATAGTACTAGTGCAAACGAAAAGAAGGGAAACACGGGTAGAGGCCTAGAGAGCATTGTGGTACTCTCAGATTCAAAAAATAGAGAAGATGTGGAAAACAAAGGTCTTATCCCCAAAATTAAGGTGTTGCATCTCTGCCAACAGGTGAAGTACGATTCAGGAGGTACATGGCACAGGTTGATGTATCAATGGAGGATGCAAAGCTGCTGCTGTTTGAGATGAAAGATACGCTTAAGGCTTAATCAGGATGATTTTATTAAAATGCGTGTTACCCTTTAGGCCAATACTGTAGGGCAAGAGGGCGTGCTATACTATACATGGAGGATTTGGAGCATGGAACAGGTCAAAGCAAAACCTGTCAGAGAGAGGCAGAGTGTAGCTCTGCCAAAACCTCTGCCAAGACTTCAGTAAACAGTACGCACGCGTGCTTGTTGAGTGGAAAATGCACATCCCACTATCCCAGCACAAGGGTGAGGAATGGCCAATGGGGATGTTGGGCTTGTCTGGTTCCTTGCCATTTGCGACGatgacaaaattttggcaatggcaGAAGTTGGGTCATTGCCGAAAAAAATTTGGTAAAAGTTAGTATCTGAGTAAGTCACTAAGCCAAATAAGAcggcaatgattttttttctggctATAAACCAGACAGACTGACATTATTTTTTAGCTTGGTTGAAAAAGGCTACAAACCATACAAGCCCATTGTGACAAGTCTGCACATCTTCCCCTTGACTAGAAAACAGCCATTCCAATTCATTAGATTCATTAGACTAGATTATTCCATTCAACACCGCAAAAGCATACGAATTTCATTAGATTCATTAGGCTAGATGATTCCATTCGACACCACAAAAGCATCCGAGGCATTAAGAGGATACAAGTGTTTCATCACGACAtcacccatccatccatcacagACTAAATGAACTCCCCCAACTTCCTGGAGCTAACGACGACGATGCTTCATTCATTCAGACGCCGGTGGATCCGaaccctccctctcccctgACGGTGGCGTCGAGGTCCTCCACCTCGGCGACCTCCGGCGTCACGATCACCTCGATGATCATCTGCGCGATCCGGTCGCCGGGCTTCACGGCGAAGTCGGTGTCGGAGTGGTTGAAGAGGATGACCCCTACCGGGCCACGGTAGTCGGCGTCGATCACCCCGGCGCCCACGTCGATCGAGTGCTTCAACGCCAGCCCAGACCTCGGCGCTAAAACCGGACAGGCATTTCGTCAAACACCTGGTGCGCAAGCAAGAAAGGAATGGACGGAAAAGAATAAAGAGAGGAAATGCTCACCGACGCGCGCGTAGGTGCCCTCCGGGATGGCGATGCTGAGGTCCGTCGGCACCATCGCCTTCCCCCTCGCCGGCACGACGACCTCCGCCGCGCTgagatcagaaaaaaaaaacccacaaaaACGGTGTAAACAACCACCAACGGCGATGCCATTTTTGTTTTTCACGGGGAGACCTTGCCGGGCGCGTACCTCGACAGGTcgtagccggcggcgagggcggagcCGCGGGACGGCAGGACGGCGTTCTCGGAGAGCTTCTTGACCTTGAGCAAGGGAGCAACCTTGGCGATCTTGTGCGGGGGCTCCTGGACGGCggagtcagcggcggcggcggcggcggcggcggaggcgttgcCGTTGGtagcggtggccatggcgacggCTGAGAGAGCTCTcggcggcaggcggtggcggcgcgagaaGGGGACGaacggtggaggaggtgagtgGATTTGGGGGAAGCGGGGGAGGCGGCAATGGTGGTTAAATAGAGGGGAGATGAGGCGGGAACAGATGGCGCCAAGTTTTCCCGCCATATTTCTCCTCCCACCAACGCCGCGCCCGAGTTAAATGGAGGAGGGTTTGGTCTCCCACGCGGTCGCTGCTGTTTTAAATGCGTGGATATGGATGCGTGCGCGTGCGGGGCAGTTTTTCGGAAATCTCGCCGGATTTCCTGTGATTTGTTATTGGCaggatgattttctttttctcatctGATGATATGCTACTGTTTTTTATGAAGGATAATTTGCCAGAAAAAAATTACGAATCGCTTATTATAATCCCAGATAAAAGGGTCCATATAAGCCCATAGGATGCATAAATGCATTTATCCTGAGTTACTGACCGTTTTACATATGTATAACCTTTATCTGAATATCGAACTTTCCAAATTTAAGGGACTGTTcattttgatgtcattttcaaccttaccaaatttcggTGAAGTTGCTAAAatgttaaaattttgataaggtttttttccatcaaagtgaacaggcttAAAAAAGAGTGACAGATATCAGGTGCCAAAGGGTTCGACAAAGTACCAGGGCTAACTAGTAGTACTACATTTTAATTTCGTAATCACCATGGCAAACAACTGACCAACCCGATAATCAGAATACACGAAACATAGTGCTGTCAGTTGTCACAACTGTCAACCTGGTAAGCATAATATTactgcttcctccgtttcatattataaaactttataGCTTTacccttatattataaaactttttaacattacccacattcatatatatgttaataaatttagacaaacATATagtctagattcactaacatatactacctccgtttcttaatagatgacgttgttgactttttctcacatgtttgaccattcgtcttattaaaaaaaatttccgtaattataatttattttgttatgagttgtcttatcactcatagtactttaagtatgattcatatcttatacatttgcataaaatttttaaataaaacgagtgatcaaacatataagaaaaagtcaatggtgccatctatttaaaaacggtgggagtatataaatgtgggcaatactaaaaAGGAGTAGGAAATACACTAAACATGTGCACAAGCAGCACAGTACAATGGACAGCTGATATGCCTGACTTGGAAAGGGACAAATTCATAATCAGTTGTGAAATACAAATGCAAAAGTTGGTAGCTTTCTACTACAAAAAGAAGTTATACAACAAGAAGAGACCGATCCGAATGGATGATGCTTTCTGGTAATATAAACACTACATCAACTTAACACGGTGAGTCAGAGCACACGTCTTGCCAAGACAACAGATTGCATTTTTCCACTGGACATTAGGATATGATACAGCTGATTGCCTGATTCTATGCTACAAGACCAACAAACTGATTTCCATAGCCCATCGAGTTGGTCGTAATTCTTAACACAAGGAACTTACAACAACACAGGAAGAAAACTGTCCTTCAAACTATTTTCCGGTGTCCGCTGAAGGCCCAAATCTGAAAATGTTCAACAAGCAGCAACTCAAACGTTAACATGCTGGAGTTTGCACCAAAATATTTTCTTCTGCTTTCACTTCTAGAACATGGCAAATGCTAAACACAAAACTCAGTAAGTTCCGCTGGGATCTTTATGAGATAAAAAAGCGCCACGTTAATCATGGCAAAGCTACAACTAAAGGGTAACGGTTGTCAAAATCAACAAATGCATGACTTCCTTACACAGCACAACGGCCGGATAAACTAGCAAATATTGCCGACCAAAGTGTTCTTCTGTATCTTAATATTAAGTGTTAATCTATGATATAAGAACATTTTCAGTTAGTAAGGATGTCAAATTAGTACAAAGTGCAGAAGTTAGTTGTTGTTTCTAAAAAGCAACTCACAAGCTATTAATTTTGGAATAAGGACAGCAGGTCTTACAACTGATAATTACATTCCAGCGTGATTATAATTTAACAGTGTTAAGGTAGTACAGTTCATGGCATGCACTTGATTATCAAAAGAAGCTTTCGTACCTTCAAATTCTTGTCCCAACTTCCTGTACACAATGCACTCCCATCAGAAGAAAGACCAAGGCAGCTTATACGCCCCTCATGAGAGTTTTGGAGGTTTCCCAAATTAAGTACCACCTATCAGAAACAAAAGAATTCACAAGTGAACcgattttacaagttacaacagtaaaaccaatatataaagagagaagaaatatatatattcaaagcCTACCCCCTATCAGTTACATTATTGAAACAAGGCGAAAATGACCCTCCAAGCACGAATtcagctactccctctgtttcacaatgtaagactttctagtattgcccacatccatatagatgctaatgaatttagacattattatatatatagattcattagcatctatatgaatacagacaatgctagaaagtcttacattgtgaaacggaggaagtagttatcTTCAAACCAGAAAAGTTACAACATGCCGACATACAAGCATGTTTACATTGTTGACAGAGTTAAGGTCGTGTAACTCAAATAGCATATCTTCCAACTGACTGTAATATAATAGTATAGTTGTATATAACAGGTATAATACAATATTTGcgatattttttcaaaaaatggaAAGCATGACTATGTAATATATTAAAGTCCACAGTAATTTGGTCAATATTGTTTTCAGGTTCTGTTTTCACACTATCTAAGCTGTAGTAAAATTCATGAGAAATGGCCAATGATGCAAACCTCAGCGAGAAGTGTGTCCCACACATAACAGTCACCATTGGAGTATCCAGCAAAAAGAAGCCTTCCTGATATCGAAAATGCAATAGATGTAACAGTTGGGAGTTCATTATCATTTCTATCAGGTTCCCGACTGTATACTTGAAGTTGGTGCCCTGTTCTCATGTCAAATAATCTACACGTTCCATCATCTGAACCAGTACCAAACCTCTGGCCATCAGGGAAAAACTTGACACTGTTAATGTCACCCTCATGACCATGATATGTTCTAACTGCCCGGCTTGCAATTCTGATATCCCACAGCCTTACAGTTGCATCACATGAACCCGAAACAAACATATTCGTATTTGATGAGTTTATGGACAAGCTGCAGCAGAAAGTAGATATATTAGAGCACTAAAAAAAACACCTATGCAAACAGAACCATAGCAGCTTATATATTTCAAAACAATaaccaaattaaattaaatcacTTTCAGCAGTTCATTTGAAAAAAAGGCATGTTGCTACATTACAAAGATGTTTTCTATGCCACGTGTATAAGCCAATTCATTACTATTTTGTGCCTCAACTAGATTCATGAAATTGTTTCACAAACCTTTT from Oryza glaberrima chromosome 3, OglaRS2, whole genome shotgun sequence carries:
- the LOC127766610 gene encoding deoxyuridine 5'-triphosphate nucleotidohydrolase yields the protein MAGKLGAICSRLISPLFNHHCRLPRFPQIHSPPPPFVPFSRRHRLPPRALSAVAMATATNGNASAAAAAAAADSAVQEPPHKIAKVAPLLKVKKLSENAVLPSRGSALAAGYDLSSAAEVVVPARGKAMVPTDLSIAIPEGTYARVAPRSGLALKHSIDVGAGVIDADYRGPVGVILFNHSDTDFAVKPGDRIAQMIIEVIVTPEVAEVEDLDATVRGEGGFGSTGV